A single genomic interval of Deltaproteobacteria bacterium harbors:
- a CDS encoding DUF503 domain-containing protein: MVVGVCRLNLFFPASGSLKTKRQGVRRIVDRLRAKYNVAVAEVGGSDTWQRASLGMSVVSNSAPHAQEMLDELVTFVEELYVAQILDRQSEVLHFDEEHAPPGGWDA, encoded by the coding sequence ATGGTGGTCGGCGTCTGCCGCCTGAATCTCTTCTTTCCCGCGAGCGGGTCGCTCAAGACCAAGCGCCAGGGGGTGCGGCGCATCGTGGACCGCTTGCGCGCCAAGTACAACGTCGCGGTGGCCGAGGTGGGTGGCAGCGACACCTGGCAGCGGGCTTCCCTGGGCATGTCGGTGGTGAGCAATAGCGCCCCTCACGCCCAGGAGATGCTCGACGAGCTCGTGACCTTCGTCGAGGAGCTCTACGTGGCGCAGATTCTCGACCGGCAGAGCGAGGTCCTCCACTTCGACGAGGAGCACGCTCCGCCCGGAGGGTGGGACGCGTGA
- the rbfA gene encoding 30S ribosome-binding factor RbfA encodes MKGERIARVNRMLQSALAELVPARVRDPRVQKAALVAVTGVQTSGDLRVARVFVCVNGERAQAEEVLAGLKQASGFLRAELGRRVSLRHTPELRFELDEAVATGARIEAILKELGQTKKEEDHD; translated from the coding sequence GTGAAAGGCGAACGTATCGCACGCGTGAACCGGATGCTGCAGAGCGCCCTGGCGGAGCTGGTCCCCGCGCGCGTGCGGGACCCCCGCGTGCAAAAGGCTGCGCTCGTGGCCGTGACGGGGGTGCAGACCTCCGGGGACCTGCGGGTGGCCCGCGTGTTCGTCTGCGTGAACGGCGAGCGGGCGCAAGCGGAAGAGGTCCTGGCGGGGCTGAAGCAGGCGAGCGGCTTCCTGCGCGCCGAGCTCGGCCGGCGCGTCTCGCTCCGGCACACGCCGGAGCTGCGCTTCGAGCTCGACGAGGCGGTGGCCACGGGAGCCCGTATCGAGGCGATCCTGAAGGAGCTCGGGCAGACGAAGAAGGAGGAGGATCATGACTGA